CAGTCAGGCCCAAAACAATTTGGCAAAAGATCAACTCTCTGAACAtttgaaagaaaaagaacaagCTTTGCATGAAGAAAAGCTAAATTTAACTTCTGAAAATGATCAATTGAAATTTGAGATAAAGAATATTCAAGAAACAGTCAATAAGCTTCATAGTCAagtaaccaaccttaatgaacagtTGAAGCAAGATGAATCCAAACAACAAGCCCTCATAACCACAAATAATGATCTCCAGAATCAAATTTTGCTAATATCTCAAGAGAAATTCCATTTAGAATGTTCTTTGTCAGAATTAGAACAGAATCTTGTTGATCTTCAGGCTCAGAGCAGCCTTGCAAAAGAGCAACTTACTGAAACTTTGAGGCAAAAAGAACAAACTTTGcttgaagaaaacaaaaatttaatgtctGAAAATGAGcagttaaaatgtgaaataaaaagtattcaaGAAACAGTAAATGACCTTCAGAATCATTTGGTCACAATGAATGAAGATTTAAAACAAGAAGAATCCAAACAACATGCCCTCATAACTACAAATAATGATCTACAGAATCAAATTTTGCTAATATCCCAAGAGAAATCACATTTAGAATGTTCTTTGTCAGAATTGGAACAGAATCTTCTTGATGTTATGACTCAAAGCAACCTTTCAAAAGAACAACTTGCTGAACAATTGAGGGCAAAAGAACAAACTTTGCAAGAAGAGAAACATAGTTTAGTgattgaaaatgataaattaaagtaTGAAATAGAAAGTATTCGAGAAACCAATACTGAGCTTGAGAGTAAAATAGCATTCCTTAATGATGAGTTAAATCAActaaatacaaaacaacaaagtCTTTTAGTGGCACAGAAAGATTTAGAGAATCAAATCTTGAAAATCTCTGAAGAGAAATTTCAATTGGAAAATTCATTGTCAGTGCTGGAACAAAATCTTGTAGACATACAGGATCAAAATAACTTGGCAAGAGACCTACAATTAAAACTTATTGAAGAAAAAGAACAAATCATTCAAGATTTGAATAATAACCAAACCTCTTTAGAAAGTTGTGTAAAATCGCtgacaaatcaaacaaacattttagaaacaGAAAATGGTGAATTGAAAAGAAACTTGCAAAGTGTGCAAGAAACAGTAACCAAACTTAATGAAGATAAACAAAATCTCTATAATCTTTTGGAATCAAACAAGGATTTGGAGcaaaagtacataattttaaatgaggCCAAGTTTGAACTAGAAAGTAAGTTAGAGATAGCATTAGCCAAAGAAACCAACATTTTAAGCCTAGAGGAAGAAAATAAGAATCTTTCTGAGAAGCTTCAAACTCTTGTTGGGAATGAAGAAGTTATACAATTGCTAAAGAATGAAAAAATAGATCTTGAACTTCAGATAAAGAACTTATCAGATTCTGTTGATAAGCTTCTCAGTGATAACAAAGAAATGGAAGTTTATGTCAAGGACAATTCAGATCTAAGGCTCACCATGTTACAGGAAATTCAGTCATTAACTGGTGAAACTGATACAAGTTGCTTGAATGATGGGTGCCCAATAATAAATGTCTACCATAAACTGATGTCCGAATTTCTTACTAAAGAAAAAGAAGTCATATTTGCTTTACAAAATGAGtgtgaaactaaaactaaaactaaacaaattgaattggatAAACTACAAGGTATATTGAAGGAAAAAGAAGTATTAAGTTCCAAATTAATGAATGACATTGAAGAACTTAGGGAAGAAGTTGGGCAACATAATACAACAGTCATCAATTTGAAAAACGAACTCCATACTATTAAGAATGAATTGATGATAAAAGAAAATGAAGTGTCAGAAGTTAAAGATGAACTTATGATAGTGAAAAATGAGAAAGCATCTCTACTTATAGAGTTAAATAGTCAGCATGATGCTGAAGTTGTAGCAGAGTTGGAGGATAAGATTCAATTCctaaacaatgaaattaattgtaaaactgaTGAGATCTGTGGCCTAAATTCTGAAATCCTTAAATTGAAATCAGTGCAAGAGGACTTTATGAAACAATCTGAGTCTGATAAGCATTTGTTGAATCAACAACAAGAAAAAATTCAAGAACTAacttcaaaattgaaatatacagAAGAGTCACTCGCAGAAATAGATATGCAACTTCAGAGCAAGTTTCAAGAAGTAAATCAATTAAATGAAGGCCTTGAATCTAAGCAAAAAGAAATTGAAGGATTTGCTGATAAAGTTAAAGAACTAACACTTgtcaaaacaaaacttaatgaagTCGAAAGTGAAATCGGATTTATTCTACAATGTTTTAATCCAATGAATGATGATTTTGATATGCATGAAGCTCTTCTTAGATGTTCACACCATTGTCAGTCACTAGCTGAGTTAATGAAATCGATTACTTTCTGTTGGAAAAATATCACAGCTAAGTTTGAATCCTTAAATTCCAACCTAAAATCAGAATTGGAAAAACGGGTTGAGATGTGTCGATCTTTAGAAATCCAAATAAATTGCCTAAATGAAGAACTGAAAGCTCACAAAATGCTTTATGATGAAGACATTCTTcaatttaaagaagaaataagTGCCAAAAATGCTATTGTAACAGATTTGACTGATAGtaattctaaacttaaaaaagaatGTGATGATCTCgttgtgaaaattaataaaattgaaaggGATAACAAAGATGTAAAAGAACTacatgaagaaattaaaaaattgaaagaagtCAACCATAACCTAACTGAGGcttctaaaaaatttaatgtttttaaagaagtaaacaaaaaactttcTCTAGAAATAGAAGATCTAAGCCGTTCCATAAAAATCGAAAAACAAAGTACTAGTGAACTTAAagcaaaatgtgacacagctaaCTACCAACTGGCAGAGTTAAAAAAGGAAAACTTCAGCTTAGAAGATAAAATTGAAGTCTTAGAGAATAAACTCCTAAATCATGATATTATAAGTTCTATTAAAATAGCTTTTCCATATAATATGAGTACCATTGACAAGCAAGTTACCTTCATCAATGAAAAACTAGGAGAACTTGAACAGGTGAAGAGTCAGTTTGAAAATCTTCTACAAGAccacaacaatttaaaacatgaatatgaaaAATCAACAGAATACATTAAAAGACAAGCAGAAAAActctccaaaattttaaaaagagaatTGGATTTGAAAAAACAGATGGTTTCATCTACTCAGAATTCCTTAGCAGAACACAAAATTCTGGAAGAACTAAAATCCCAGCTGTTTGCTTTGTTCCCTGATGAAGATAGCTCGTTAAATAAAGTTGTGGTGAGTGTAAAAGGACTCATTGAGGAAAATAAGTCACTAAAACAGGGAAGCCCTGCTAAAATTGAAGAACTAGAAAGACTTTTAGAAGAAGTCAAACAAGACAATAAAGATCTAGACAATGAGTGTGAAATGATGCACAAACATATTAAAGAGCAAGAAGAGTTGCTGGCATCGGTTTTAAAACGAGAGGAAGAATTGAAGAAATTGAACTCGGAACTAAAGACCCAAGTGACCAACGTGGCTACATCTACTCCAACAGAAAACTTTGATGAGCTTCTAATGCTGTTTCCAGAAAAGCCACCCTCGCTAAGTAAAGCCTTAGAGTTAGTGAAGAACTCACTATCAGAAAATCAGTCCTTAAAGGAGAAAATAGCTGAAACTCAGGAAGAGTATGAAAACATGGACAAGGAGTGTGAACAAATGTACAGAGCTTACCAAGAAAAAGAGAAAGTACTTGTAGATGTCCTTAACAGAGAAGCCAAGTATGTGGAAGACATGAAAGTCAAAGAAGATGAATTCGCTGAAAGGTTAAAACAGTTGTCTGAGGAGCTGCAAGAGGCCAAACATAAATTGATAACAAATCCTTCTAAACCAGGTAAGACTTCCAAAGTTTTAGTATTGTACTACAATAATAGTGTTTACTTTAATAttgtcagtattttatttttgtttactataaaaacatcaatttacGTTTTATAAGCACCAGCGTACTAACAATGCATGAGTAATGGTAAAATTAATTAGAGtaatattgctcataaacagaTCCAGTTGTTTCTGCAATCTGCTTATTATCTATCTCTTGCTAagggttttacttttttttaactgcataaaagttttattattaacctTAACATGTTATTTACGGGGGTAAAATACAAAGTATACTGAAATAACTATCTTAACAACGTTTTATGTCCTTGTTCCTTTAATGTACAATGATAAAGAATATCTGTTAGTtctgtttataaatgaaattgatcctggaaatttttaattaattggttcTGAAATACGAGGGGCAAATCAAACTCTGCAAtttacgagggtcttccagaaagtaaagaacgattgcgcatcacgggcggcgcagttcttccaccaccgcggtagatagcttgttcgttagccacaccttctgcctcagtgtgagctgagtagcggtaccgtgaggtcacgtttgcgtctcctgtgaaagtttaaaatggcggcgttaattgaaaatcccgccaagtgtgaactgcgtagtgtgatacggtttctgaatgcacagaatgttcgacctattgaaatttataggcaaattaaggcagtttacggtgacaatgcgatgaacgagtcatcagtgagaaaatggtgcattcaatttaaggaaggtcgaactaatgtgcacgacgaggaacgaagtggaaggccgtcactcgttactgacgagttggcagcgaaagttgatggaaaaattcaacaaaaccgtcgtttcactttgagtggtctagtggaattttttccacaaatttcaaggtcgcttttgcacgaaatagtgactgaacgtcttggttatcagaaaatgtgtgctcgttgggtgcctaagattcttactgatgtccacaagactaaacggatgggagcagctcttgagtttttgactcagtatgacgaagaaggtgatgcgtttcttgaccgcatcgtaacgagtgacgaaacttgggtttcctatcgaaccccggaaacaaagctccagtcaatggaatggcatcactcgaattcaccaacaaaaaacaggaaagaaaaaccaaatttgaacaccaggaaattgatggcaacagttttttgggaccgaaaaggcctaatccatgtggagttcatgccgagaggcgaaacaatcaactcagaggcctacatcgagaccttgcatcggcttcgccgcgctattcagaacaaacgacgcggaatgctgtcgtcgaaagtggtgctgatccacgacaatgctcggcctcattgcagtg
This genomic stretch from Homalodisca vitripennis isolate AUS2020 chromosome 6, UT_GWSS_2.1, whole genome shotgun sequence harbors:
- the LOC124364877 gene encoding centromere-associated protein E-like, which translates into the protein MEVHLSQSSCNSTEPVSDERHTDIESPAKKINCSENKNTSNCIEILHVTTPEETEMEEVFEDATSSDIKETNLIQNKNDESVNLDVLSQSTPTLDDVENSVVDLKEDLIIKGDPSCKEMLEAQTTQDVLQSSDLQVINVHGIENLSMEVNLGHLCTSHASFNSKSLSEVVETDLHSDPNNFEFQLQTTEEEKSTINFEETSFKLPEEIRTIQVLETQKNYNDLTKDKAEDVFEDATRFKTEQIDYVIDNEPSLIELSKTMPVLDCDKNSVVDEEHKVVNSPEKEEIVLEGLLPYESDPIFQKSLPYENAVAVSCPCACNSNDETECPCNDTAPLRENPLGNELPKSVVSKTLKNNDFSNDSHELKTCGSPLQGEITMRATDTLDVSMNMSMTFIGGVIDTSLAHDVQSTANISHLQAVSDDFHKDNNYGQNDNLLQNVTDFVNSNIAETNDFTTYLDQKMCDALYVPLSHSNVDSNPSTFENGLQSFMEITMANTNPAMFDQSIAPYSYSQIVKQSRRNFCEEKSSEENDSVKNEFTNSIVLMGLKENNTDFQNNKHHESTSHPSLDFSSCGSSHEILQQSMSDYVTNRSFNLAIPDCDLDQNSTQDNELRKQCERQAENVLLMKWPAHFHDQLNALKSENQLLLEQLETFKQNDVCISNLKQENLELYNKLQEITKLSESQKKALQDFELVGQLKVNSNDSQLIVELTEENNKLKELNDESKTLNLSLKEENELLWNELKKDIEKLDKLKLDNEHLLKELEDKNSEICCLKSDRKKLKNVLIKANDKLNDLESENEYLNTLLQESNIQTEESNVQAQTMTVLREENKQLLLEIKSLKDSIEGFEGESAIFMQDLSSLGETISSLLDEKRVLMEQVADLADKNERITELNSEKQHFIQHISNVEYNVSKLQEEKFLLMVQLENVTEKFSEVTELNELVRELERHVSSLNEELMSEVTKNDLILVLNKDLEDQIIEINKDKTNMQNSVSILKQTLLSENHSLKSQLDTIQQTINDLEKQTTCLNEELQNEVINNHTLLSKNELLESQINEMFEEKLQLQNSISLLRQNLVDSQAQNNLAKDQLSEHLKEKEQALHEEKLNLTSENDQLKFEIKNIQETVNKLHSQVTNLNEQLKQDESKQQALITTNNDLQNQILLISQEKFHLECSLSELEQNLVDLQAQSSLAKEQLTETLRQKEQTLLEENKNLMSENEQLKCEIKSIQETVNDLQNHLVTMNEDLKQEESKQHALITTNNDLQNQILLISQEKSHLECSLSELEQNLLDVMTQSNLSKEQLAEQLRAKEQTLQEEKHSLVIENDKLKYEIESIRETNTELESKIAFLNDELNQLNTKQQSLLVAQKDLENQILKISEEKFQLENSLSVLEQNLVDIQDQNNLARDLQLKLIEEKEQIIQDLNNNQTSLESCVKSLTNQTNILETENGELKRNLQSVQETVTKLNEDKQNLYNLLESNKDLEQKYIILNEAKFELESKLEIALAKETNILSLEEENKNLSEKLQTLVGNEEVIQLLKNEKIDLELQIKNLSDSVDKLLSDNKEMEVYVKDNSDLRLTMLQEIQSLTGETDTSCLNDGCPIINVYHKLMSEFLTKEKEVIFALQNECETKTKTKQIELDKLQGILKEKEVLSSKLMNDIEELREEVGQHNTTVINLKNELHTIKNELMIKENEVSEVKDELMIVKNEKASLLIELNSQHDAEVVAELEDKIQFLNNEINCKTDEICGLNSEILKLKSVQEDFMKQSESDKHLLNQQQEKIQELTSKLKYTEESLAEIDMQLQSKFQEVNQLNEGLESKQKEIEGFADKVKELTLVKTKLNEVESEIGFILQCFNPMNDDFDMHEALLRCSHHCQSLAELMKSITFCWKNITAKFESLNSNLKSELEKRVEMCRSLEIQINCLNEELKAHKMLYDEDILQFKEEISAKNAIVTDLTDSNSKLKKECDDLVVKINKIERDNKDVKELHEEIKKLKEVNHNLTEASKKFNVFKEVNKKLSLEIEDLSRSIKIEKQSTSELKAKCDTANYQLAELKKENFSLEDKIEVLENKLLNHDIISSIKIAFPYNMSTIDKQVTFINEKLGELEQVKSQFENLLQDHNNLKHEYEKSTEYIKRQAEKLSKILKRELDLKKQMVSSTQNSLAEHKILEELKSQLFALFPDEDSSLNKVVVSVKGLIEENKSLKQGSPAKIEELERLLEEVKQDNKDLDNECEMMHKHIKEQEELLASVLKREEELKKLNSELKTQVTNVATSTPTENFDELLMLFPEKPPSLSKALELVKNSLSENQSLKEKIAETQEEYENMDKECEQMYRAYQEKEKVLVDVLNREAKYVEDMKVKEDEFAERLKQLSEELQEAKHKLITNPSKPADCQCEVLKSRLAELKLDVADRNAKITALELQFEADNFPIKKKAADLEKSLDQAKHKISELKAEVRRYQEQMHEVTVGLRTECERCRRDAALREESSVQTSPSVTADTTILAQKNKEIAILKALCKSRNQRIAELEQGSSNSKPSRLLRSALKEGKENSNPPPTPL